One window from the genome of Cervus elaphus chromosome 8, mCerEla1.1, whole genome shotgun sequence encodes:
- the NOP58 gene encoding nucleolar protein 58 isoform X1 — MLVLFETSVGYAIFKVLNEKKLQEVDSLWKEFETPEKANKIVKLKHFEKFQDTAEALAAFTALMEGKINKQLKKVLKKIVKEAHEPLAVADAKLGGVIKEKLNLSCIHSPVVNELMRGIRSQMDGLIPGVEPREMTAMCLGLAHSLSRYRLKFSADKVDTMIVQAISLLDDLDKELNNYIMRCREWYGWHFPELGKIISDNLTYCKCLQKVGDRKNYASAQLSELLPEEVEAEVKAAAEISMGTEVSEEDICNILHLCTQVIEISEYRTQLYEYLQNRMMAIAPNVTVMVGELVGARLIAHAGSLLNLAKHAASTVQILGAEKALFRALKSRRDTPKYGLIYHASLVGQTSPKHKGKISRMLAAKTVLAIRYDAFGEDSSSAMGVENRAKLEARLRALEDRGIRKISGTGKALAKAEKYEHKSEVKTYDPSGDSTLPTCSKKRKIEQVDKEDEVIEKKAKRAKVKIKVEEEVVEDVEDTEEEVVQVVEEQETSVKKKKKKDKKKQVKEEPLSEEEPCTSTAVASPEKKKKKKKKKVNED; from the exons gttttaaatgaaaagaaacttcAAGAAGTTGATAGTTTATGGAAAGAATTTGAAACTccagagaaagcaaataaaat AGTAAAGCTGAAACATTTTGAGAAATTTCAGGATACAGCAGAGGCATTGGCAG CATTCACAGCTCTAATGGAAGGCAAAATCAATAAGCAATTGAAGAAAGTTCTGAAGAAAATAGTTAAAGAAGCCCATGAACCCTTGGCTGTGGCTGATGCTAAACTAGGAGGGGTTATAAAG GAAAAACTGAATCTCAGTTGTATCCACAGTCCTGTTGTTAATGAACTTATGAGAGGAATCCGTTCCCAGATGGATGGATTAATCCCTGGGGTAGAACCACGTGAAATGACAGCTATGTGTCTTGGGTTGGCACACAG cttGTCCCGATACAGATTGAAATTTAGTGCTGATAAAGTGGACACCATGATTGTTCAGGCAATTT CCCTATTAGATGACTTAGATAAAGAACTAAACAACTATATTATGCGGTGTAGAGAATGGTATGGCTGGCATTTCCCTGAGTTAGGAAAAATTATTTCGGATAATTTGACATACTGCAAGTGTTTACAGAAAGTTG GCGATAGGAAGAATTATGCCTCAGCTCAACTTTCTGAGTTACTGCCAGAGGAGGTTGAAGCAGAAGTGAAAGCGGCTGCAGAGATATCCATGGGAACCGAAGTTTcagaagaagatatttgcaacatTCTGCACCTTTGCACTCAG GTGATTGAAATCTCTGAGTATAGAACCCAACTTTATGAATATCTGCAAAATCGAATGATGGCCATTGCACCCAATGTTACAGTCATGGTTGGGGAATTAGTTGGAGCACGACTTATTGCTCATGCAG GTTCTCTTTTGAATTTGGCCAAACATGCAGCTTCTACGGTTCAGATTCTTGGAGCAGAAAAGGCACTTTTCAGAGCCCTGAAGTCTAGACGAGATACGCCTAAGTATGGTCTCATTTATCATGCTTCACTTGTAGGCCAGACGAGCCCCAAACACAAAGGAAAG ATTTCTCGGATGCTGGCAGCCAAGACTGTCCTGGCTATCCGGTATGACGCCTTTGGTGAGGATTCCAGCTCTGCAATGGGAGTCGAGAACAGAGCGAAACTAGAAGCCAGGTTGAGAGCGTTGGAAGATAGAGGG ataaGGAAAATAAGTGGGACAGGAAAAGCATTagcaaaagcagaaaaatatgaacataaaaG TGAAGTGAAGACTTATGATCCTTCTGGTGACTCCACACTACCAACCTGTTCTAAAAAACGCAAGATTGAACAAGTAGACAAAGAGGATGAAGTTATTGAAAAGAAGGCCAAAAGGGCCAAGGTTAAAATTAAAG TTGAAGAAGAAGTAGTAGAAGACGtagaagacacagaagaagagGTAGTACAAGTTGTAGAAGAACAGGAAACATctgtgaagaagaagaagaaaaaggacaaaaagaaacaAGTTAAGGAAGAACCGCTTTCTGAAGAAGAGCCATGCACCAGCACAGCAGTTGCt AgtccagagaaaaagaagaaaaagaaaaaaaagaaagttaatgaGGACTAA
- the NOP58 gene encoding nucleolar protein 58 isoform X2 translates to MKRNFKKLIVYGKNLKLQRKQIKSFTALMEGKINKQLKKVLKKIVKEAHEPLAVADAKLGGVIKEKLNLSCIHSPVVNELMRGIRSQMDGLIPGVEPREMTAMCLGLAHSLSRYRLKFSADKVDTMIVQAISLLDDLDKELNNYIMRCREWYGWHFPELGKIISDNLTYCKCLQKVGDRKNYASAQLSELLPEEVEAEVKAAAEISMGTEVSEEDICNILHLCTQVIEISEYRTQLYEYLQNRMMAIAPNVTVMVGELVGARLIAHAGSLLNLAKHAASTVQILGAEKALFRALKSRRDTPKYGLIYHASLVGQTSPKHKGKISRMLAAKTVLAIRYDAFGEDSSSAMGVENRAKLEARLRALEDRGIRKISGTGKALAKAEKYEHKSEVKTYDPSGDSTLPTCSKKRKIEQVDKEDEVIEKKAKRAKVKIKVEEEVVEDVEDTEEEVVQVVEEQETSVKKKKKKDKKKQVKEEPLSEEEPCTSTAVASPEKKKKKKKKKVNED, encoded by the exons atgaaaagaaacttcAAGAAGTTGATAGTTTATGGAAAGAATTTGAAACTccagagaaagcaaataaaat CATTCACAGCTCTAATGGAAGGCAAAATCAATAAGCAATTGAAGAAAGTTCTGAAGAAAATAGTTAAAGAAGCCCATGAACCCTTGGCTGTGGCTGATGCTAAACTAGGAGGGGTTATAAAG GAAAAACTGAATCTCAGTTGTATCCACAGTCCTGTTGTTAATGAACTTATGAGAGGAATCCGTTCCCAGATGGATGGATTAATCCCTGGGGTAGAACCACGTGAAATGACAGCTATGTGTCTTGGGTTGGCACACAG cttGTCCCGATACAGATTGAAATTTAGTGCTGATAAAGTGGACACCATGATTGTTCAGGCAATTT CCCTATTAGATGACTTAGATAAAGAACTAAACAACTATATTATGCGGTGTAGAGAATGGTATGGCTGGCATTTCCCTGAGTTAGGAAAAATTATTTCGGATAATTTGACATACTGCAAGTGTTTACAGAAAGTTG GCGATAGGAAGAATTATGCCTCAGCTCAACTTTCTGAGTTACTGCCAGAGGAGGTTGAAGCAGAAGTGAAAGCGGCTGCAGAGATATCCATGGGAACCGAAGTTTcagaagaagatatttgcaacatTCTGCACCTTTGCACTCAG GTGATTGAAATCTCTGAGTATAGAACCCAACTTTATGAATATCTGCAAAATCGAATGATGGCCATTGCACCCAATGTTACAGTCATGGTTGGGGAATTAGTTGGAGCACGACTTATTGCTCATGCAG GTTCTCTTTTGAATTTGGCCAAACATGCAGCTTCTACGGTTCAGATTCTTGGAGCAGAAAAGGCACTTTTCAGAGCCCTGAAGTCTAGACGAGATACGCCTAAGTATGGTCTCATTTATCATGCTTCACTTGTAGGCCAGACGAGCCCCAAACACAAAGGAAAG ATTTCTCGGATGCTGGCAGCCAAGACTGTCCTGGCTATCCGGTATGACGCCTTTGGTGAGGATTCCAGCTCTGCAATGGGAGTCGAGAACAGAGCGAAACTAGAAGCCAGGTTGAGAGCGTTGGAAGATAGAGGG ataaGGAAAATAAGTGGGACAGGAAAAGCATTagcaaaagcagaaaaatatgaacataaaaG TGAAGTGAAGACTTATGATCCTTCTGGTGACTCCACACTACCAACCTGTTCTAAAAAACGCAAGATTGAACAAGTAGACAAAGAGGATGAAGTTATTGAAAAGAAGGCCAAAAGGGCCAAGGTTAAAATTAAAG TTGAAGAAGAAGTAGTAGAAGACGtagaagacacagaagaagagGTAGTACAAGTTGTAGAAGAACAGGAAACATctgtgaagaagaagaagaaaaaggacaaaaagaaacaAGTTAAGGAAGAACCGCTTTCTGAAGAAGAGCCATGCACCAGCACAGCAGTTGCt AgtccagagaaaaagaagaaaaagaaaaaaaagaaagttaatgaGGACTAA
- the NOP58 gene encoding nucleolar protein 58 isoform X3, translating into MEGKINKQLKKVLKKIVKEAHEPLAVADAKLGGVIKEKLNLSCIHSPVVNELMRGIRSQMDGLIPGVEPREMTAMCLGLAHSLSRYRLKFSADKVDTMIVQAISLLDDLDKELNNYIMRCREWYGWHFPELGKIISDNLTYCKCLQKVGDRKNYASAQLSELLPEEVEAEVKAAAEISMGTEVSEEDICNILHLCTQVIEISEYRTQLYEYLQNRMMAIAPNVTVMVGELVGARLIAHAGSLLNLAKHAASTVQILGAEKALFRALKSRRDTPKYGLIYHASLVGQTSPKHKGKISRMLAAKTVLAIRYDAFGEDSSSAMGVENRAKLEARLRALEDRGIRKISGTGKALAKAEKYEHKSEVKTYDPSGDSTLPTCSKKRKIEQVDKEDEVIEKKAKRAKVKIKVEEEVVEDVEDTEEEVVQVVEEQETSVKKKKKKDKKKQVKEEPLSEEEPCTSTAVASPEKKKKKKKKKVNED; encoded by the exons ATGGAAGGCAAAATCAATAAGCAATTGAAGAAAGTTCTGAAGAAAATAGTTAAAGAAGCCCATGAACCCTTGGCTGTGGCTGATGCTAAACTAGGAGGGGTTATAAAG GAAAAACTGAATCTCAGTTGTATCCACAGTCCTGTTGTTAATGAACTTATGAGAGGAATCCGTTCCCAGATGGATGGATTAATCCCTGGGGTAGAACCACGTGAAATGACAGCTATGTGTCTTGGGTTGGCACACAG cttGTCCCGATACAGATTGAAATTTAGTGCTGATAAAGTGGACACCATGATTGTTCAGGCAATTT CCCTATTAGATGACTTAGATAAAGAACTAAACAACTATATTATGCGGTGTAGAGAATGGTATGGCTGGCATTTCCCTGAGTTAGGAAAAATTATTTCGGATAATTTGACATACTGCAAGTGTTTACAGAAAGTTG GCGATAGGAAGAATTATGCCTCAGCTCAACTTTCTGAGTTACTGCCAGAGGAGGTTGAAGCAGAAGTGAAAGCGGCTGCAGAGATATCCATGGGAACCGAAGTTTcagaagaagatatttgcaacatTCTGCACCTTTGCACTCAG GTGATTGAAATCTCTGAGTATAGAACCCAACTTTATGAATATCTGCAAAATCGAATGATGGCCATTGCACCCAATGTTACAGTCATGGTTGGGGAATTAGTTGGAGCACGACTTATTGCTCATGCAG GTTCTCTTTTGAATTTGGCCAAACATGCAGCTTCTACGGTTCAGATTCTTGGAGCAGAAAAGGCACTTTTCAGAGCCCTGAAGTCTAGACGAGATACGCCTAAGTATGGTCTCATTTATCATGCTTCACTTGTAGGCCAGACGAGCCCCAAACACAAAGGAAAG ATTTCTCGGATGCTGGCAGCCAAGACTGTCCTGGCTATCCGGTATGACGCCTTTGGTGAGGATTCCAGCTCTGCAATGGGAGTCGAGAACAGAGCGAAACTAGAAGCCAGGTTGAGAGCGTTGGAAGATAGAGGG ataaGGAAAATAAGTGGGACAGGAAAAGCATTagcaaaagcagaaaaatatgaacataaaaG TGAAGTGAAGACTTATGATCCTTCTGGTGACTCCACACTACCAACCTGTTCTAAAAAACGCAAGATTGAACAAGTAGACAAAGAGGATGAAGTTATTGAAAAGAAGGCCAAAAGGGCCAAGGTTAAAATTAAAG TTGAAGAAGAAGTAGTAGAAGACGtagaagacacagaagaagagGTAGTACAAGTTGTAGAAGAACAGGAAACATctgtgaagaagaagaagaaaaaggacaaaaagaaacaAGTTAAGGAAGAACCGCTTTCTGAAGAAGAGCCATGCACCAGCACAGCAGTTGCt AgtccagagaaaaagaagaaaaagaaaaaaaagaaagttaatgaGGACTAA